Part of the Quadrisphaera sp. DSM 44207 genome, CGGGGGCCGGCTCCGCGGCGTCCTCGGCCGCCTCGGCCGGGGGCGCCGGCAGCACGAGCACCTGCCCGGGTCGGATGCGGCGGGGGTCGGGCAGGGCGTTGGCGGCGGCGATGTCGGCCACCGAGGTCCCGGTGCGGGCGGCGATGTCGTAGAGGGTGTCGCCGGGGCGCACGGTGTGCGTGGCGGGCGCTCCCTCCGCGGCGGAGGCGGACGCCGTCACGGTCGCGGTCAGCAGCGCGCAGGCGCCCACCGCGGCGGCCGCGGCGGCCAGGCCGCGGTCGCGCCGGAGGCGAATGCGGGGGCGGGGGTGCGGGCGAGGACGGTCCGGGAACGGCATGGCGGGCGCTCCTGCGGGTCGGCGGTGTGCGGTCCGGTGCTCTCGCGCCCGCGGGCGGCGGACGTCGGGCGACCGGTGCGTCGCACCGCCCGTTCCGGCGGGAGCCGTGACTCACCGTGGTGCAGGACGACGGACCCGGCAAGGTCGACCTGCGCACCCGGCAGACTCCTGCGCTCCGGCCCGGGAGCGCGCCACCAGGACCCTGACGACCGCGCTCCCGGAGCCGGCGCCCGGCCGCGGGCCTCAGCCGAAGCGGGCCATGAGGGTCTGGACGTTGGCGACGTAGCGGCGCGTGTCGGGGTACATCCCGTTGCGGCGCACCCCCGCGAGGCCCTGGTAGTAGCCGGCGATGGCGGTCGCCCGGTCGGAGGCGCTGCGCTGCAGCGAGCGCAGGATGGCGACGCCGGCCGTGGCGTTGTCCTCCGGGTCCAGCAGGTCCAGGTCCCGCCCGACCAGGGACGACGCCCACGCCCCGGAGGAGGGGATGACCTGCATGACGCCGACGGCGTTGGCCGGGGAGACCGCCCGCATGTCGAACCCGGACTCCTGATGCGCGACGGCGAGCGCGAGCGCGGGGTCCACGCCCATGGTGCGGGCGGTGCGCGCGACGATGCGCTGCATCTCCGCGCGGCCGGGCACCGCCCGCGCCGCCAGGGCGTCGCGGTTGATCGCCGCCGCGGTCGTGACCCCGGGGGCGTAGCTGCGCCCGGCGAAGGAGGTCGGCATGGGGGTCGAGGGCGCGGACGGCGCGGACGGCGCGGACGGCGCCGCGGTGGCCGTGCCGCGGGCCGGGACGGTGAGCACCTGGCCCGGGCGGATGACCGAGGACGCGGTCAGCCCGTTGGCGGCGAGCACCGCGGCGACCGGCACCCCGGCGCGGGCGGCGATGGAGCTGACGGTGTCGCCGGGGGCGACGGGAGCGCTCGTCACCGGTGCGCCGGCGGCGCCGGGCCGCGGCGCGGGGGAGCCCGCCGGGACGGCCAGGCGCTGCCCGGCGCGGATGCGCCCGGGGTCGGCGAGGCCGTTGGCGCGGGCGAGGGCGGCGGTGGTGGTGCCGGTGCGCGCGGCGATGTGGCTGAGGGTGTCGCCCGGCTGCACGGTGTACGCGGCGGCAGCGGGCGCGGCCGGCGCGCTCGCGGGCCGGGCCGCGGCGGAGGGCACGGTCAGGCGCTGCCCGGCGCGGATGCGCCCGGGGTCGACGAGGCCGTTCGCGCGGGCGAGGGCGGCGGTGGTGGTGCCGGTGCGCTCCGCGATGTGGCCGAGGGTGTCGCCGGAGCGCACGGTGTGGTCGGTGTGCGCGGCGGCGGGAGCGGCGCCGACGGCGGGCAGCACGGCGCCGAGGGTGGCGGCCACGCCGAGGGAGACCGCGGGCCGCCGCACGTGCCGGGCGCGGGCGCGCCGCGCGGTCGGGGGAGGAGGGACCTGAGCGGGCATCGGGGAGCTCTCCTGCGGGTCGGCTGTCGTGCGGGGCGGCTGTCGTGCGGGTCGGCTGTCGTGCGTGATCGGTGGTGCGGACGCCGGGACGTCCGGTTCATCCCCTCCTTCGGCCGCACGGGCCGGCCCCTTGAGCCGATCGGGTGCCGGCAGTGGCAGGCTCTTGCGGGTGAGCGAGGACCTGGACCAGCTCGAGGCCCTGGTCGGGCCGGACGACGCGTGGCTGACCGTCCCGGACGTCGCGGCGGCCCTGGGCACCGACGTCAGCCGCGTGCGGCGCATGCTCGACGAGCGCCAGCTGCTCGGCGTCCGGACCGGCCGGCCGCGGGTGCTGCGGGTGCCGCGCGTGCTCGTCGAGCCCGAGCCGCTGGTCAGCCTGCCCGGCACGCTGACCGTGCTGGCGGACGCCCGCTACTCCGACGAGGAGGCGCTGCGCTGGCTGTTCACCCCGGACGACGCGCTGGGTGACACCCCGGTGGGCGCGCTGCGCGCCGGCCGCATCGCGCCGGTGCGCCGCCGCGCGCAGGTCCTCGGCTTCTGAGCCGGTGCTGCGTCGGCGGTTCCTCGCGCTGGGTGCCTGCGCCGTGGCGGGGGCGCTGGGCGGCTGCACGCGCGCCGGCGGCTCGGGGTCGGGCGCCGCGGGCGGCGGCGCGGGGCCGGCGGCGCTGAGCGCGCGACCGCAGGCGGGCTCGAAGACGGGCTCGGCGGCGCCGCTGCCGGAGCCCGGCACGCGCCCCCTCGGGGTCGCCGCCGACCGCGACGCCCTCCTGCACGTGCCGGAGGGCCTGCCGGCCGGCGCGCCGGTGCCCCTGGTGGTGGTGCTGCACGGCGCCGGCGGCGACGCCGAGGCGGGCCTGGCCGTGCTGCGCGCCCCCGCGGACGAGCACGGCCTTGTCCTCCTCGCCCCCGCCTCCCGCGGCTCGACGTGGGACGCCGTCCTCGGCGCCTACGGGCCGGACGTCGAGGTCGTCGAGCGGGCCCTGTCGGAGGTGTTCGCCGCGGTCCCCGTCGACGCCCAGCGCGTCGGCGTCGCCGGCTTCTCCGACGGCGCCTCGTACGCGCTGGGCCTGGGCCTGGCCAACAGCGACCTGTTCTCCTCGGTCGTCGCGCTCTCGCCGGGGTTCGTGCCGCGCGCCGCAGCGGGAGGGCGGCCGCGGGTCTTCGTCGCGCACGGCGTGCACGACGAGGTGCTGCCGATCGGCTCGACCAGCCGGCGCATCGTCCCCGACCTGCGCGAGGACGGCTACGACGTCACCCACCGCGAGTTCGACGGCGGCCACGTGGTGCCGCCGGAGGTCGCGCAGGAGGCGGTGGCCTGGCTCGGCCGGGACGGTACGGGCTGAGCGGGTCAGGCGGCCCCGTGCCGGGACAGCCACGCGTGGGGAGCGGCGACGACGGCGACGTTGACGTCGACGGCCTGCAGGACCTGCTCGACGGCGTAGCCCAGGAACGGCTCCCCCGACCCGCCGGCGCGCAGGTCCGTGCCGAGCACGACGAGGTCCGGCTGCTCCTCCTCGACCAGCCGGATGATCTCGGCGGCGGGGTTCGACCCGTGCAGCAGGACCACCTGGGGGTCGGCGCCGAGCCGGACGGCGAGGTCGCGGGCGCGGGCGAGCACCTGGTGCCCGAGGCCGTCGTAGGAGCGGGCCAGCCGGGCGGGGCCCTCCGCCCCGCTCCGGTCGGCGCCGCCGCCGCTCCCGGCGGCAGCGGCGCCGACCGGCGCGGCGGAGCCGAGGGGGGCACCGTCCGCGGCGGGCGGGGCCACGTGCGCGATGACCAGCTCAGCACCGCCGTGCGCGGCCGCGCTGAACCCGACCTCCTGGGCGAGCCGGTTCGGCACGGTGCCGACCACGGGCACGAGGACTCGCGAGAAGCCCGTCATCGCGCCGAGGCGGGCGAACTGCCCGCTGCGCACGACCAGGACGGGCAGGTCGCTGCGGTCGAGGAGCTCGTCGGTCAGGGCCGACATGAAGGCGCCCTCGTCGACGCCCTCGTGAGCGCCGATGCCGACGGCGCCGTAGCCCAGGCGCACCTGGCGGTGGACGGCGTCCGCGGGGGTCAGCCCGCCGACCGCGCTCACGACCTCCACGCGGCGCCGGGTGAAGACCTCCGCGATCGGGCGGGTGGCCGGCTCGCCGGCGGTGCCCACGCCCAGCACCGTGGCGGGGGTGCCGGCCGGCCACGCCAGGTCGAGGACCTTCGCGGCCAGCAGCGACTCGGCGGGCCGCTCGACGGGCACGAGCACCGGCTCGGGGCGCACGAGGAGGTTGCCGCGCAGGGTCTCCTCCTCCTCGAGGCGGCGCTGCTCCTCCTCGGTGCCCTGCCAGCGGCGGGCGACCGCCCGCAGCAGCGGCGGCGCCGCCATCGACGTCGCGATGGCCATGATCACCACCGCGGTGTAGCTGCTGGCGGTGAGGATGCCCAGAGAGAGCCCGACGGTGGCGATGACGATCTCCAGGGCCCCGCGCGCGTTCAGGCCCGCGCCCAGGGCGAAGCACTCCGCGCGGCCGAGGCCGGCGATCCGCCCGCCCGCGTACGCGCCGAGGAACTTGCCGGCGCTGGCCACGAGGACGACGACGAGCGCCCACAGCACGACCACGGGGTCGGTCAGCAGGCCGAGGTCGACCCGCAGGCCGGCGACGGCGAAGAACAGCGGGGCGAACACCGCGCCCGTCACGTGCTCCAGGACGCCGGCCACCCGGGTGTCCTGGTAGCGGGAGCGGCTGATGACGACGCCCGCGACGAACGCGCCCAGCACGGCCTCCACGCCGAGGGCCTGCGTGACCGCGCCGGCGGTCAGGGTGGCCACCACGACGACGGTCACGGCCGCGGAGACCCCGCCCTCGCGCCGGCGCACCGCGCGCAGCGCCGCGTCCACCGCGCGCTGCCCGAGGGTGAAGGCGATGCCGATGAAGGCCGCCATGCCCCCGACGGTGAGCAGGAGGCGGTCGACCTCCACCGACCCGGTGCGCGCCAGGCTGGCGATGGCGCCCAGCAGCAGCCAGCCGATGAGGTCGTTGGCCATGCCCGCGGCGATGGTCAGCTGGCCGAAGTTGCGCCGGGTCAGGCCCAGCTCGGAGAGGATCCGGGCGATGACCGGCAGCGAGGAGATGCTCAGCGCGGTCGCGAGGAACAGCGCGAAGACGGTGCGCTGCGCGTCCTCGCCGACGAAGCCGTCCGGCACCAGGTAGCCGGTGCCGAGGCCGAACGCGAAGGGCACGAGGATGCTGCCCGCGGTGACCGCCGCGGCCGCCCGCCCGAGCTGGCGGACCAGGCCGAGGTCGGTCTCGAACCCGGTCAGCAGCAGCAGGAGCAGGACGCCGACCCAGCCGACCACCTGGAGCATCGCCGACTGCGCCGGGTCCGCGGGGAAGAGCCACTGCGCGCCCTCGGGCCACACGCTGCCCAGCAGGGTCGGCCCGAGCAGGACGCCCGCCGCGATCTCCCCCACGACGCTGGGCTGGCCGACGCGCACCATCAGCGCGCCCAGGGCCCGGGCGAGGGCGAGGAGGACCACGAACTGCACGAAGAAGACGAGCAGCGCGTGCTCCTCGATCGGGACGACCTGCACCTGGGCTCCTACCGCGTCGGCGCCCCGGGAACCGCCGCCCGGGGTCGGCCCGCACTACCCGGGCGCGCCGGCTCCACGCGCCGGAGTCGGTCGCGTGCTACCGGTGCCGCTGACGGCGGGCCGCGCGGGCGCGCACCAGCGCCGGGCCGGCCACGGCGAGGCGGCGCGGCAGGGAGACCGCGACCCGCCGGTGCAGCACCTGGTGCTCGGCCCGCTCCACCGCGCCCAGGATCCCGCCGTACAGCTCGTAGGCGCACCGGATGGCGTCGCGGCTGGTCGGGTGCAGCATCGCGATGCCGGGCTCGGCCTGTCGGTACAGCTCCCGGGTGCGCGCGACCTCGGCGCGCAGCAGCTCGACCACCGCGGGCGGTGCGTGCCCGCTGCGGCGGGCGGCGAGCAGGTCCTCGCGCGTGACGCCCGCGGCGGCGAGGTCCTCGGCCGGCAGGTACACGCGCCCGCGCTCGAGGTCCTCCCCGACGTCGCGGATGAAGTTCGACATCTGGAACGCCTCGCCCAGGCGCTGCGCGCGCACCGCGGCCTCCGCCTCCAGGCCGGGCAGCGGCTCGAGCACGGGCAGCATCTGCAGCCCGATCACCGACGCCGACCCGTACATGTACCCCTCGAGGTCGGCGTAGGTGGCGTAGCCGGTCCGCGTGATGTCCATGCGCATCGAGGCCAGGAACGCCTCGACGTGCCCGGGCGGGATCTCCCACCGCCGCACGGTGGCGAGCATCGCCCGCCCGACCGGGTCGGCCGGCTCCCCGGAGCGCAGCGCCGCGAGGAAGCCCGCGCCCCAGTCCACCAGCGCCCGGGGGTCGGGGGAGGTGAGGGAGTCGACGAACTCGTCGGCGTAGCGGGCGAAGCCGTACAGCGCCCACACCCACGGCCGCTTGGCCGGGGGCAGCAGCGCCGTGGCGAGGAAGTACGTGCGCCCGTGCTCGGCGTGCAGGGCCCGGCAGACCAGCAGGTCCTCGCGCAGCCGGGCGTCGGTGATCCCCGCGGCGTCCAGGCTGCCCGCGCCGGCCGGGCGCCGCCGCCGCAGCCCGGGCGCCGCCGTCACCGCCACGTCACCGCCACGTCACCGCCACGGGCGCGTCACCGCCACGCGCGCGAGCGGTAGGCGCGGTCGCGGCCCGTGATGCGCTCGGCCGCCAGGCGCCCGGAGACCAGCACCATCGGCACCCCCACGCCCGGCTGCGTGCCGGAGCCGGTGAAGACGACGTTCTCCCCCCACAGGTTGCCCGGGCGGAAGGGGCCGGTCTGGCCGAAGGTGTGCGAGGAGGCGAACGGCGCGCCGTCCGCCATGCCCCGCGCCCGCCAGTCCAGCGGCGTCGTCACGTGCTCGACCTCGATCCCGTCCCCGAAGCCGGGGTACCCGCGCCGCTCGAGCGTGGTGACCACGTGCTCGCGGTACCCGCCGGCGATGCGCTCCCAGTCGACGCCGGAGCGGGCCCCGGCGGACAGGCTCGGGGTGGGGAAGAGGACGTAGTACACGTGCCGGCCGGGCGGCGCGAGCTCCGGGTCGGAGAGGGTGGGGGTGGAGACGAGCACGCTGGGGTCGCTCATCAGCCGGCCCCCGGTCAGCTCCTCGAAGACCTCCCGCCAGGCCCGCCCGAACAGGATCGTGTGGTGGGCGTTGTCCGGCCAGCTCGCCCGCGAGCCCGCGAGCATCAGGTAGCACGACGGCGAGTACGTCAGGCGGCGCAGGCGGCGCGGCTGCACCCCCAGCAGCTCGGTGTAGGCGACCGGCAGGTCGGGGTTGAGCACGACGGCGTCGCACGCCACGCGCTCGCCGTCCGCGGTGACGACGGCGCTCGCGCGGCCGCCGGAGTGCTCCACGCGCACCACCTCGGCGCCGTAGCGGAACTCCACCCCGTGCGCGGCGGCCGCCGCCGCCATCGCCGAGGGCAGCGCGTGGATGCCGCCGCGCGGGAAGAACACCCCCGCCACGGAGTCCATGTAGGCGATCACCGCGTAGATCGCCAGGGCGTCGTAGGGGGAGAGCCCGGCGTACAGGGACTGGAAGGAGAACACCCGCTGGGTGCGCTCGTCCTTGAGGAACTGCTGCACGACCGGCGCCAGGCGCCGGAAGCCGCCGGCGGCGACCAGGCGGGCGAGGTCCGGGCTCAGCAGGTCCGCCGGGGTGTCGATGTTGCGGTCGATGAAGTGCCGCATCTCGTAGCGGTACAGGCGCGAGACGTACTCGACGAAGCGGCGGTAGCCGTCGGCCTCGGCGGGCCCGCACACGGCGGAGATCTCCGCGGCCATCGCCTCCGGGTCGGCGTGGACGTCCAGGTGGGAGCCGTCGGCGTAGCGCGCGCGGTACAGCGGCGAGACCGGCTCCAGCTCCAGCCAGTCGGTCATGTCCTCGCCGAGCGCGTCGAAGCAGTCGGCCACGAGGTCCGGCATCGTCAGCACGGTCGGCCCGGTGTCGAACCGGTACGCGCCGCCGTCCACGGGGGTGGTGATCCGCCCGGCGCGCCCGCCCGGGAGCTCCTCGCGCTCGAGCACCGTCACGCGGCGGCCGGCGCCGGCCAGGCGCATCGCCGCCGACAGGCCCGCCAGGCCGGCGCCGACGACGACGACGTGGTCGGTGGGCCCGGTGACCGCCCGCGAGCGCCCGGGCAGGACGGCGTCCACGGCGCGCCGCAGCGCCAGCGCCGAGGGGGCCGCGGGGGCGGCCGTGCGCGCGCTCACGCGGCCCTCGTCGTGGCGGCGTCGACCAGGCCGTCGAGGACCGCGCGCGCCGCCTCGTCCACCGGAGCCCGCGACAGGGCCTCCCGGCTGCGCTCGACCCCGTCGACGATCATCGCCTCCACGCGCAGGAGGGCGCCGGTGTCGACGACGACCTCCCGCAGCCGCGCCACGCCCCCGTCGTCCAGGGCGGGGTCGCCGAGCAGGCGGCGCACCGCGGCGGCCTGGGAGGGCGTGGCCCGCTGCAGGGCGAGGGCGATGAGCACCGTGCGCTTGCCCTCGCGCAGGTCGTCCCCGGCCGGCTTGCCCGTCTGCTCCGGGTCGCCGAAGACGCCGAGGACGTCGTCGCGCAGCTGGAACGCCTCGCCCAGCGCCAGCCCGTACGCGGAGTACGCGGCCACGAGCTCCGGCTCGGCGCCGGCGAGCGCGGCTCCGAGCAGCAGGGGGTGCTCGACGGTGTACTTGGCGCTCTTGAAGCGGATCACCCGGCGCGCGCGGTCCACGGCCTCCTGCGCCGCGGCGTCCTCGGCGGCGGCGCCCGAGCCGGTGGAGGAGGGCAGCACCTGCGCGAGCATGTCGAGGTACTGCCCGCCCATCAGCTGCGTGCGCATCCGGTCGAAGACCGGCCGGGCCCGCGCCAGCGCCCCGGCGGGCAGGCCCGCGCCGTCGAGCACCTCGTCGCTCCAGCTCAGGCACAGGTCGCCCGCGAGGATCGCGCCCGCGGAACCGAAGCTCTCCGCGTTCCCGCTCCAGGCGCTGCCGCGGTGCAGGGCGGCGAACTGCCGGTGCACGGCCGGCATGCCGCGGCGGGTGTCCGAGGCGTCCATGACGTCGTCGTGGATGAGGGCGGCGGCCTGGAAGAGCTCCAGCGCGGCGGCGGCCCGCACCACCGCCTCCTCGGCTGCGCCCCCGTCGCCGTCCCGATCGCCGTCGGCGCCGCCGGGGCCGCGGGCGCCGCGCCAGCCCCAGTAGCAGAACGCCGGGCGCAGCCGCTTGCCGCCGGCGACCAGGCGCGCGACCGCGTCCACCAGCGCCGCGCAGTCCGGGGAGACCTCCGCCAGGACGTCGGCCTGGTGGGCCAGGACGTCCTCGAGGACGCCCTGCACCCGGGCCCGCAGCTCGTCGGCGTCCGTGGCCGTCGCGGCGATCACGGGGGAAGCCTAAGCACCCGCGCCCCGGGCGGCCCACCTACGCTCGCGCGGGTGGGAGCACGGGGAGGAGGCGGTCGTCGGGACGCGGCGCGGCGCGAGGAGCACCTGCGCCGCTGGTCGCAGGCGCACGGCGGGCTGGAGCCGTCCCCGGGGCCCGTGCGCTGGTGGCTGGAGGGGGTGCGCCGGGTCGCCGAGCCCCTGGTGCGCGCGCGCACCAGCCCCGACGCCCTGACGGCGGCAGGCCTGGTCCTGGCCCTGGCGGCGCTGTGGCCGGCGGCGCAGGGCGGGCGCGCGGCGCTGCTCGTGCCGGTGCTCCTCGCGGCCTCCGCGCTCGCGGACGGGCTCGACGGCGCCGTCGCCGTCCTGTCCGGGCGGGCCAGCCGGCGCGGCGCCGTCCTCGACGCCGTCGCCGACCGGGTCGCCGACGCGGCGGGCCTGGCCGTGCTGTGGCTGCTGGGGGCCCCGGCGACCCCGGTGCTGGTCGCGGCGGGCGCGGGCGCGCTGCACGAGTACGCCCGCGCCCGCGCGCAGGCCGAGGGCATGGCCGGGGCGGGGGCGATCACCGTCTCCGAGCGCCCCACGCGCGTGGCCGTGGCGGCCCTGTTCCCCCTCGGGTGCGGACTGCACCCGCCCGTGGCGGCGCCGTGGGCGACGGGAGGGGCGGTGGCCGCGGCGGTGCTGGCCCTGGCCGGGCTGGCGCAGCTGCTGCGCGCGGTGCACCGGCAGCTGGGCCCGCCGCCGGCACAACCGTGAGCACCGCCGGCGCGGTCGCGAGCCGCCGGCTCAGGCGGTCAGGCCCAGCGTCCTCGCCGTCTCCGAGCGGACCTCCTCGGCCAGCGCCGGGTCGTCGGACAGCCTGCGCCCGTAGGAGGGCACGAACTCCTGCACCCGCGGGCGCCAGCGGTCGACGTCGGCGGGGAAGCACCGCTCGAGCAGCGTGAGCATCGCCGAGACGGCAGTCGAGGCGCCGGGGGAGGCGCCGAGCAGGCCGCCGATGGTGCCCTCGGCGCCGACGACGAGCTCGGTGCCGAACTCCAGCTTGCCGCGCCCCCGGGCGTCCCGCTTGATCACCTGCACCCGCTGCCCGGCGGTGATCAGCTCCCAGTCGCCGCCGTCCACGGTCGGGACGAACTCCTCCAGGGCGCGCAGGCGGGCGCTGCGGGACTGCAGCACCTGCCCGATCAGGTAGCGCGTCAGGACCAGCTCGCTGCGCCCGACGCCCAGCAGGGAGGAGAGGTTGTGCGCCTTCACCGAGCGCGCCAGGTCCAGGACCGAGCCGTTCTTGAGGAACTTGGGGCTGAACCCGGCGTACGGGCCGAACATCAGCGACTGCTCGCCGTCGATGAGGCGCAGGTCCAGGTGGGGCACCGACATCGGCGGCGCGCCGACCTTCGCCTGGCCGTAGGCCTTCGCCTGGTGGCGCGCGACCAGCTCCGGGTCGCGGGTGCGCAGGAACTGCCCGCTGACCGGGAAGCCGCCGTACCCGCGGATCTCGGGGATGCCCGCGGCCTGCAGCAGGGCCAGGGCCCCGCCGCCGGCGCCGACGAAGACGAACCTCGCCGTGGCGCTGCGGCGCTCGCCGGTGGTGACGTCCTGGACGTCGACGCGCCAGCGCCCGTCGGGCTGGCGCCGCAGCCGGCGCACCTTCGTGCCCAGGCCGAGCTGCACCCCGCGCCGCTGGGCGGTGTCGAGCAGCAGGCGGGTCAGGGCGCCGAAGTTGACGTCCGTGCCGGCGTCCGAGCGGGTGGCGGCCACCGGCTGCCCGCGGTCGCGCCCGTCCATCATCAGCGGCAGCCACTGCGCGAGGACGTCCGGGTCCTCGGTGTGCTGCAGGCCGGCGAACAGCGGCTGCGGCGCCAGCGCCTGGTAGCGGGCGCGCATGTAGCGCTGCCCGTCGGTGCCGGTGACGAAGCTGATGTGCGGCACCGAGGTGATGAAGTCGCGCGGGGAGGGCGTCAGGCCCGCGCGCACGAGGGAGGACCAGAACTGGCGCGAGACCTGGAACTGCTCGTTGATGCCGACCGCGCGCGCGGGGTCGACCGTGCCGTCGGGCCGCGCCGGCGTGTAGTTCAGCTCGCACAGGGCCGCGTGCCCGGTGCCGGCGTTGTTCCAGGCGTTCGAGCTCTCCTCGCCCACGGCGGGCGCGGCCTCGAAGACCTCCACGGTCCAGTCCGGCTCGAGCAGGCCGAGCAGCGCCCCGAGGGTCGCGCTCATGATGCCGCCGCCGACGAGGACGACGTCGGGGGACGTGGCGCGGGAACTGGTCAGGGCGTGCTCCCCGGTCGTGGGCTGGCGCGACGGTCGGGGTCACCGACGTCGGTGGTGCCGCCATTGTCGCCCCTCCCCGCGGCGCGCGGGCGAGTGGTGGGTGGCCGGTGTGTCAGGACGACGCCGCGTCCGGGGTCGCCGTGGTGCTGACACCGGCGGGCGGGGCGCGCTCACAGCCGGCTCGTCGTGGCCTCGTCCTCCTGGCCGGCGAAGTACTTGACCAGCACCTCGGCGAAGACCGGCTCGTGCGGGACGGCGCGGGCGAACAGGGTCGTGGACGAGCGCAGCTTCGACGCGTCGACCGGGCCGAGCACCGCGGCGGCGTCGGCGCCGGGCAGGTCGGCCAGGGCGCGGGCGGCCCGGACCAGGCGCGGGCCCAGCACCGGGTGCGCGGCGTAGGCGCGGGCCTCCTCCAGGCCGGAGATCGCGTACCGCTGAGCCGTGGGGCTGCGGCCCAGGCCGGCGACCTGGGGGAGGACGAACCACATCCAGTGGCTCTCCTTGCGGCCGGCCCGCAGCTCGCGCAGCGCCCGCTCGTAGGTGCCGTCGAGCTCCTGCGCGTCGACGAAGCGCTGCAGGTCGAAGGGGTCGGTCACGGGCGGGGGGCCTTCCTGCCGGGACGCCGGGGACGTCGGGGAGCGCGGGCGGCCGGGAGGGCCTGGCGCGCAGGAGCCTCGCGCGGGGGAGCCTCGCGCGGGGGAGCCTGGCGCGCAGGAGCCTCGCGCGGCGGCGGCGCCGTCCAGTGCGCCGGGTGCTCCAGCGAGGCGGGCAGGCGCGTGGCGCCGTCCCCGCGCGCGGAGCGCACCTGCGGCGCGGTGAGGAAGAGGGCGCCGGTCAGGTCGGCGGCGCGCAGGTCCGCGCCCCGCAGGTCGGCGCCGAGCAGGTCGGCGCGGCGCAGGTCCGCCCCGCGCAGGTCCGCGCCCACCAGCAGCGCCCCGCGCAGGTCCGCGCCCCGCAGGTCCGCCGCGCGCAGCCGCGCCCCGACGAGGTCGCCGCGCGGGCGACGCCGGCCCGCGGGCGCGACCTCGGCGCGCACGAGCTCGCTGGCGCGGCGCAGCAGCGCGCCGACCTGCGCCCGGCGGGCCGGTACGTCCACCGCGAGCAGCGCGTCCGGGCCGGAGCGGGTGAGCGCGTCGACCTCCTCCAGCGCCGCGCGCAGCTCCTCGTGCACCGGGCGCGCCGCCGCCAGCGCCAGCGCCTCGTCCAGGGAGCGCATCAGCTCGTGCAGCTGGCGCACGAGGCCGAAGACGGCGAACACCTGCGGCGCCGCGCGCGGGTCCTCGCGCCAGTGCACGCCGCCGAAGACGACCTGGGTGGTCTTCTGGCCCGCTCCGAAGCAGTCGAAGGCGTCGCAGCCGGGGAAGCCGCTGCCGCGCAGGC contains:
- a CDS encoding CDP-alcohol phosphatidyltransferase family protein — encoded protein: MGARGGGGRRDAARREEHLRRWSQAHGGLEPSPGPVRWWLEGVRRVAEPLVRARTSPDALTAAGLVLALAALWPAAQGGRAALLVPVLLAASALADGLDGAVAVLSGRASRRGAVLDAVADRVADAAGLAVLWLLGAPATPVLVAAGAGALHEYARARAQAEGMAGAGAITVSERPTRVAVAALFPLGCGLHPPVAAPWATGGAVAAAVLALAGLAQLLRAVHRQLGPPPAQP
- the mqo gene encoding malate dehydrogenase (quinone); amino-acid sequence: MTSSRATSPDVVLVGGGIMSATLGALLGLLEPDWTVEVFEAAPAVGEESSNAWNNAGTGHAALCELNYTPARPDGTVDPARAVGINEQFQVSRQFWSSLVRAGLTPSPRDFITSVPHISFVTGTDGQRYMRARYQALAPQPLFAGLQHTEDPDVLAQWLPLMMDGRDRGQPVAATRSDAGTDVNFGALTRLLLDTAQRRGVQLGLGTKVRRLRRQPDGRWRVDVQDVTTGERRSATARFVFVGAGGGALALLQAAGIPEIRGYGGFPVSGQFLRTRDPELVARHQAKAYGQAKVGAPPMSVPHLDLRLIDGEQSLMFGPYAGFSPKFLKNGSVLDLARSVKAHNLSSLLGVGRSELVLTRYLIGQVLQSRSARLRALEEFVPTVDGGDWELITAGQRVQVIKRDARGRGKLEFGTELVVGAEGTIGGLLGASPGASTAVSAMLTLLERCFPADVDRWRPRVQEFVPSYGRRLSDDPALAEEVRSETARTLGLTA
- a CDS encoding DUF1810 domain-containing protein yields the protein MTDPFDLQRFVDAQELDGTYERALRELRAGRKESHWMWFVLPQVAGLGRSPTAQRYAISGLEEARAYAAHPVLGPRLVRAARALADLPGADAAAVLGPVDASKLRSSTTLFARAVPHEPVFAEVLVKYFAGQEDEATTSRL